The Strix aluco isolate bStrAlu1 chromosome 18, bStrAlu1.hap1, whole genome shotgun sequence genome includes the window AAAAACAACCCTTTATCTGTTCTTGCGTCCCTCCCTCCTGGAGGGGGATCTTAAGTTTGCGTTGTAGGATCCTTTTGCCAATGTTTTAACCAGGGAGAAGGGTAAACCCCTGCCCTCCTGAATCTACTGCTGTAGCAGAGTGAGTTTAACTGCTCTGACATTCTGCTGCAACGCCGTCATCCcctccagggatgctgcagggaacGTCCTGATCTCACTCTGGATCTTTCTTGCTTGGATTCAAAGGGGTCACTGTAAAAAGAGGAATATAAAATGTCCCCAAATCAGACTTTGCTGTTGTAACTGTAAATTGCTGCAAATAGATGTAAACTCAGACGCTACTGAAACAAGTGTAGCTGGAAACATTTTCTGCCTTCTGGGGGAAGAGATtttgggatggaaaaaaaaatgtggccaTGAGATTATCTCTAATTCCTGCATGAAACCTCAGCCCGGGTACTGCCCTGTGCCTACAAGTGCACTTTTGGTGAGTGCTCTGTACTTGATGCAGCTTCTAAGTCTTTTAGCTGGAATAAAATGAAAgggtggctggggctggggctgtcacCTGCGACCCCCCGCTGCTATTTTGATGGGGAGAATGTGCCTGATCGGCGGCCGTGGCTGGGAAAAGGGAAGATGCGAGAGCAGCTTGTGGCTCTTCTTAGTTCAGAGTGAAAGTCAGAGAGAAACTGCATTTGTGTGCAGCTGCGTGAGCCACGGGAACCTCGGTGTCTCTTTAACACGCCATTTTACAGCAGAAAACCAGTATTGCGTTTACACTAAATCCCCTCACCCCTGGGTGCTTCTGGTTTTCCCCCCACACTTTTCACCCTGCCTGCCCGCTTGGAGCAACAGAGGGGACAAAGAAAATCTGCCCCGAGCTTTGGGTGTTGTGTGTCTAAACCTGGGCAGGGTTCACTGCCTTGGGTTGCTGTTGATTGATAGGGAGCAGCTTACAGGCAGGTGGGGACTGTTTGATGTTATCAATGCAAATAAGCAGCATCGCTGCTTTGTCTTCAGAGAAATGAACCCCCAAACCTCAAGCCTGCTGCCTGTAGCACTAGAAACACAGGCACACATCGGTGCCTGCCTTCGTGCGTGTTGTTCTGTCAGCAGCCGGAGGAGAGCTCTGTCGGATAAGAAGAACGTGATGTTCTTGATGCTCTTAccaagctttttttaattttttttccccccccgcctCAGAAAAGGGTGGGAAGAAAATGCCTTTACTGTGGGGGCTGAGTTCACGTGTAACAACAATTTTTCAGTCGAGAAGCGACGCCTCCGCGGTAACAAACCTCGTGCCCTTGCTGCAGCCATGCAAGGTGAAGCCAAAACTTTAAGGAGCAGATGATGTTCCACATCCCACTCCCCCGGGCCAGAGAGATCAGCTCCAGGGGTGGCGGAGCCTTGTGCCCTGGGCTGTGCTGTGCACTGCTGTCAGACCAAGGCTCCCCCGAAAACGCAGCCCCTCGTGGCAACAAAGCTGCCAGTTACCTCGCCCTCGAGGCTCTGCCAAGGGAGCGAATTCAAATTCAGGATTTGAATGACAGTCTGACTGATTAATTCAGCTCAGAGGCCAGACTGCCTCTTCCCAGCAGAGTATCGGTATCTGAATCCCTGGGGTGGCTCATTTAAAACCCTCCTCATTAAGAAAAGCACTTGGGAAGGGTGGTTTGAAGATGACAGAACCAGAGCTGGAGAGGAACACGTTTAACTCCTTGACTACAGACCCCGTGTCCTGTTAACCTCCTGCTAGTGGCTGTTTTACACTGTAAGATGAATCCTCTGTGAATTGTTTCGCAGGAATAATTTTATCGGTAAAGACCCGCTCTGAACAACAAGTGTCCAAGCTAAAGCAAGCAAACCTGAAACTGGCAACAAAGGTTGAACAACTGGAACACAGCTGTGTAGAGAAggtaagaaaatgcttttaatttaagCAAAACCCCTCAGGACAAGCTGGCTTGGGATCCTTTTGCAAGGTTGCCACGGTCAGCTCGGTTTCATCAGAAACTCGTGGGGTAATCTGGGCCGAAGAACCACAACCCTGCCTGTCCTACTTACTTTAGCCAGGTTGTCCTGTTTTACTGCAGCACAAGATAGGTTTCAGCAGTGGGAAGATCTGTGGGAACCTGGGAAACTATTTTAAGATGAGAACTATATTCATGATTTGACTTTTGTTTCCAACAGGAGCAAGAAATTGAGAGGCttaacaagattttaaaagagCATGGACTCATCAGCGAGCGAGGTTCCTGAGGGGGGGTGGAAGTctgccctggagagtgcagtgttGAAATGTACCAGTTTGACCTGAAaggttttcctctctctttgctttctcttgtATAGTGTTGCCTGTAAACATTTTCTATTTGACCACACTTTGATTAGATCTTGGgattgcagaaataattttgctggAAAATTAATCACACGGCCTCCCCATAAACAGTGATTTCATAAGACGTTTCTTGTACAGTTGTACAgtcaaaactgcaaaataatttaataaagaCAACTTTACAAGCTATACGTTTATGAAAGTACCGcttattttactgaatttttcTGTGATAACATGCTTTGTTTGCAATGTCTTGTAGAAACTTGCAGCACAAACGATAAGAACCCAGGCTGAAAAGGTCATTTCTTCTCTCCAAGCTGACCGTTCATCGTTAGTACATCTCTTCTTTGCCAACCATTCTTTTCATATTGTTGGTAGTTTCCTCATTTCTGTTGCTGCTTGTGCCACTTTGTTATTTATATAATGTTCATTTCAAAAATACCAACACACCACTCCTTTTAGTTGACAATCAAATCAGCACCAAAATAGAGGCAACCATGTGCCACCTGACGTCAAACAATGCCTTGTTGTCAACAGCAGATTTGAGGTTTGATGCTGCATTCTCTCATCTCTTCTTCCATTTTAAGTGTTCGTTTGCAGCCCACTGGGCTACAAAGTTCTTTTGTTTCCACAGCTCATAAATCAACATattaaaagaattagaatatgTAAGAACAGGTGTAGGTGAGTGGACTGCTGGGAACAGTTAAGACTCCAGGAAAGCCATTAGGAAACATATTCTAAAGGACCAGACTGGTGTTTGAACACAACATGAACTTTTTCAGGTACTGGAAGGTCCCTGTGGAGAGACTTATTTTATAGTTGAAGACTAAGATTCAGTAAGTGGGAATTTAGAAAGGTGTTGACTGTAGCAGATGTCTCCAACTGATTTCAGCCAGAGTCAGCTGGAAGGGTCATTGAGCTTTTCTGAAAGCATCACTTAACTGTTTGGATTTTTCAAGGAAGGTAATTAATTAGTGGTTTAGGAAAAATAGCTAGAAATACGTGGCTTATTCATCTATGAAAATAGATAAAGCAGAGGCCTTATCTAATAGCACATGATTACTTTAATTAACAAGTTAGCTCTGCTGTTCCCAGAATAATGAAACGTAGTTTCCTACGGAGCCGTAGCGTGTCCCTgtgctctccccatcccctcctgcctCCACACTGCTAGGCAGGCAGCTCGGACTAGTGCTAGTTCAGGGCAGCCACTGGGCTGGAAGGCTGGTGGCTGTATGTGTGCTGACCGGCCAGCTAGAGCCACCGTCAAGTTCATCCTGCAGCCTTTTTTCCTCTCGGCAGAGGTATAATTGGGAACTCGCCACTGATGTGGGTTGTTTCCTGCCCTAAAGCTTCTGAGAACCCCCGTAAGGGCTCACCCTTTCTCTCTTGGCAAACTTTAACCCAGCATGTCTACAATTTAGAAGAAACTGATGGCCCACTGCAGTGACTGGATAAACCTCGCTTTAGGAAATGGACTAAGAATCAGAAGAGGCaaaaatatggcttttttttttttaatgcatacttACCTtagacaaaaggaaagaaaaaatcaaaggGTAACTTGGCATTAATGGTGGGCCAAGCTTTATAGCCTGGCTCTGCAGGTGAAGAAATATCAGTGAAAACAACAGAACTTGTTATAGGAATAGTcctttcccttcctgagggaagCTGCAATGAAAATACAAATGTTCATTAGCTTCAGCCTTCTCTTTGCAGCACTACTTTACTTGGACTGGGCTGTATTTTCAGCTGTTCTTTGTAGTAACTTGGTTTTTCATATACAGTTCCACGTTTCTTTTCATGAATGATGTATAGATTTTTATTGAAGTGTGTTTTGGCAAGCAGCCCACAGTTGTGTTTGAGTTGGAACAGAAACTGTTGGGTGCAATATGTTCTAATAAGAAGTGTTACCTTTAGATAAAGAGATTAACTGGGTCACTATCGCACAGCCAATACCTAATggcttgttttgcttctttttatctTAAATCCTGTAATTTAATTACATACCTGCTTCGCTGTGGTGGTAGTGATTGTTGCTGTAACGTTCACTATTCTGGCTTGTGGATTGACCAGGGATCCATATTTAGTCCACTTCACTTCTATTTCAAGGGATACTGGTATTTGGCATGAGCTCTGAAAAGTGTTATAAATTCTCTCATTGTCTGACTTATACAAGAGTGACCACATTAATTATTCATCTTATTAAACTGGCAGAATGCCCCCAGAAAGTTCACGCTGGGAGGTTACCAGAGCAACTGCACCATGGCTGTGCCCTGGACCgctgcctgtgcaggcagcacaggTGCCTGCAGCCTTGGCTCGGGTGTCCCTGCAGTTTCTCCACAGGTGACAAACCGACTCTGTAACTGCACTTCAGGCAGGAAGTTCCACCTGAGGCAGGACTTTGGCTCTTAGTGACAGTGCTGAGCTGGCTCTTTTTAGTACAAAGATGTATTTCAGCAACATCGCTGGGACAGTAGAAAATGCTTAACTCTGCCAGGGCAGAATTTTGAAGCTATacaatcttaaatatttttaagtatttcttctTGAATCGTCAAGTTTCTGGTTACAGAAATCATTCACTACTTAGCTGCAAAAGCATACAAGCTGTCCTTAAGAGACAGCACCCACCCAGCAGCACTGCCTAACACCAACAGCAGGGTCTGCACTGCATCGGGAGGGGAAGGGCTAGGACAGAAGATGTGGAGAATAAACATGTTGTTTGGCTTACTGTTTCGGTGCTTTAAAGGATTCTTGCTATCTTACTCTAACCTGGTATAAGAGCACCAAGTAGAAACACTGACTCTGTTACTTCACTCTTCCAACCTTGCCAGTTGTGTGTTTCAATCCCATCTAAACAGCAAGAGACTAAATTGTGGCTAGAACTGGGTTGTTTTGTACCTGACGTGTTGTCCTGATCCATAACTGAGGATACCAGCTTGATTAAAAGTAAACTCTGTCCTTACAGCAAGAGTGAAACCccttgttttttaattttccaggAAGACTTCCCTTCAGTTTGTTTccgaaatttttttccccataggtCTGAGAAGCctaagctgctgctgcagcacaggtaCAGATCTCAGGAGAGAGGACAGTGAGAGTGAAGGGGGTGGTGGCAGTGGTGTAACTCTCACCTGTTCTGAGGTGTGGAGGTGAGTTATCGGCACCCAGTCGAGCACATCCTGGGCTTGAGAATTTCCAAATGAGGCCACGTATTCAGGAAAGCTTTGTCCCTTCAGTAAATCTAGGAGGGTCTGAGTCAAGGGTTGGCATTTCATAGCTGCTGtaattcttccagaaaaaaaaaaaaaaaaaagatgagttaaAGCAAAATCCATCACTTTGACACAGTAATAATTTCTCCTTGCTCTCATGCACTGTTCAAGCCTTCTGGCTACAGTTGCTAATGTACACAATCTTTTCAAGAGAAAGGCCATTGTtaattaaatgacattttttataattaaatactCCATTCCCAATACTGCTACAGCTGTGTAAATGTCTCAGGACCTGAACAGATCCTAATGGAAAGGGTTGTCAGagggttaaataaaaaaaaaaaaaaagaaaatatcctctTACCGTAACTTACAGCCCGATATCATGTTATGACCAAATAATACTGGGGTTCTGGCTCCCTGTGCTGCCATACAGTCCTGGTTGGATGTACTTTGCAGAATGGTAAGTTGACTGTATTTGTTAGTATTCTGAATGATGCCAGATGTAACACACAGTTAAAGGGAAATTCAGTACTTGATGTATATCATGAAGAAAGACTCCTTACTCATATCcttaaaatatatctgaaaatgcTATAATAGCTCAAGACTCCTCTTacactgtgaaaaagcactagaGTGTACAATGAAGGGCTAAATCTATCTCATGAAAAAGTCCCAGGAGATTGCTGTCAGGACTGAGTCATTCGCTACTCCTAAAACAGAGCCAAAAAAAGCCCACTTTTACTTTTGGCAAAGAACAGATATATTTTACAGATGTCCACGCTAGAAAATG containing:
- the TCTN1 gene encoding tectonic-1 isoform X4 — translated: MDSLPSEWDNKSSSFLWVPKSSQMVNITVQSIVVQSLNGMRTLLNGSDLLRLPMILDELCINIVLGVSYHITYTDAGEIIEAAASFVLGAINKEALSIQQSFEISFTQVNTKPVPLSGNPGYVVGLPLRAGFRPPGSGIIQNTNKYSQLTILQSTSNQDCMAAQGARTPVLFGHNMISGCKLRITAAMKCQPLTQTLLDLLKGQSFPEYVASFGNSQAQDVLDWVPITHLHTSEQSSCQIPVSLEIEVKWTKYGSLVNPQARIVNVTATITTTTAKQVTLLIRTYCTQQFLFQLKHNCGLLAKTHFNKNLYIIHEKKRGTVYEKPSYYKEQLKIQPSPSKVVLQREG
- the TCTN1 gene encoding tectonic-1 isoform X3, producing MPTPENFDQLFKQFGSASFSAEPDSWRMNTDAQSPSDANETYRYEYGVPIQTADAFLRLPSPVVSSWCSDANPAGFLVNQATKCTRSVSVEKCGTIQAASMLFYINSSILAVPKSSQMVNITVQSIVVQSLNGMRTLLNGSDLLRLPMILDELCINIVLGVNTKPVPLSGNPGYVVGLPLRAGFRPPGSGIIQNTNKYSQLTILQSTSNQDCMAAQGARTPVLFGHNMISGCKLRITAAMKCQPLTQTLLDLLKGQSFPEYVASFGNSQAQDVLDWVPITHLHTSEQSSCQIPVSLEIEVKWTKYGSLVNPQARIVNVTATITTTTAKQVTLLIRTYCTQQFLFQLKHNCGLLAKTHFNKNLYIIHEKKRGTVYEKPSYYKEQLKIQPSPSKVVLQREG